The Desulfomicrobium orale DSM 12838 genome includes a window with the following:
- a CDS encoding AAA family ATPase → MKPSEIVSALETLSDICQPVFLWGAPGVGKSQVVAQVAAKRGLRLVDVRAVLLDPVDLRGIPRIDESGAAVWCPPSFLPRTGRGVLFLDELNASPPLVQAACYQLILDRKLGEYELPEGWIVVAAGNRESDRAVTHRMPSALANRLIHLDFDPDPQDWQEWAEKAGIDPRIRHFLRFRPKLLHVFEPGRSEKAFPSPRSWEFASRILQAGPHWSTTLGLLRGAVGEAAALECMGFLKVYAQMPSVDEVLADPGRVPIPEDPAVVYALCEALARRASELTMTSLATLAGRLPAEFGVLLMRDAAAAEPDIVDTDAFHDWARANSSLLVQA, encoded by the coding sequence ATGAAGCCTTCCGAGATTGTCAGTGCGCTTGAAACCCTTTCCGATATTTGTCAGCCTGTATTTTTGTGGGGTGCGCCGGGAGTGGGCAAGAGTCAGGTCGTGGCCCAGGTGGCGGCAAAACGCGGGCTCAGGCTGGTGGACGTGCGCGCCGTGCTGCTTGATCCTGTAGATTTGCGGGGCATTCCACGCATCGACGAAAGCGGCGCCGCCGTGTGGTGCCCGCCGTCCTTTCTGCCTCGCACCGGACGGGGAGTGCTTTTTCTGGATGAGCTGAACGCCTCTCCGCCACTGGTGCAGGCCGCCTGTTATCAGCTCATTCTGGACCGCAAGCTGGGCGAATACGAACTTCCGGAAGGCTGGATCGTGGTAGCGGCGGGCAACCGGGAGTCGGACCGGGCGGTGACGCATCGCATGCCGTCGGCTCTGGCCAACCGGCTGATCCATCTGGATTTCGATCCTGATCCTCAGGACTGGCAGGAGTGGGCCGAAAAAGCCGGTATCGACCCGCGCATCCGCCATTTTCTGCGTTTCCGGCCGAAACTTCTGCATGTCTTCGAACCGGGCCGGTCGGAAAAAGCCTTTCCTTCTCCCCGCTCGTGGGAATTCGCCTCGCGCATTCTGCAGGCCGGTCCGCACTGGAGCACGACTCTTGGGCTGCTCAGGGGCGCTGTGGGCGAGGCTGCGGCATTGGAATGCATGGGATTTCTGAAAGTATACGCCCAGATGCCCTCCGTGGACGAGGTTCTGGCCGATCCCGGCCGGGTGCCCATTCCCGAGGACCCGGCCGTGGTGTACGCCCTGTGCGAGGCCCTCGCCCGCAGGGCTTCGGAACTGACCATGACCAGTCTGGCCACTCTGGCCGGGCGTCTGCCCGCCGAATTCGGGGTTTTGCTCATGCGCGACGCGGCGGCTGCGGAACCGGACATTGTAGACACGGACGCCTTTCACGACTGGGCCCGCGCCAACAGCTCCCTGCTGGTCCAGGCATGA
- a CDS encoding ferritin-like domain-containing protein — protein sequence MSVKSGSREERKARVVEVLNQARTMELFAITQYMNQHYGLDSMDYGELAAKMKLIAIDEIRHAEMFAERVKELGGEPATSCEDNLKKAVWAIYPYDADLEDDTIDTYSQFSQTCRDNGDAISAKLFETIIEEEQAHMNYFENVGNHIETLGDTYLSKIAGTSASTGPSTKGFLISGGN from the coding sequence ATGAGCGTCAAATCCGGATCGAGAGAAGAACGCAAGGCGCGTGTGGTGGAAGTGCTGAATCAGGCCAGGACCATGGAGCTTTTCGCCATCACCCAGTACATGAACCAGCATTACGGACTGGACAGCATGGACTACGGCGAACTGGCCGCCAAGATGAAGCTCATTGCCATCGACGAGATACGCCATGCCGAGATGTTTGCCGAGCGGGTCAAGGAACTGGGCGGAGAGCCGGCCACATCCTGCGAGGACAATCTGAAAAAAGCTGTATGGGCCATTTATCCTTACGACGCCGATCTGGAAGACGACACCATCGATACATACAGCCAGTTTTCACAGACCTGTCGAGACAATGGCGACGCCATCAGCGCCAAACTGTTTGAAACCATCATCGAGGAAGAACAGGCCCACATGAATTATTTTGAAAACGTGGGCAACCATATTGAAACCCTGGGCGACACGTATCTGTCCAAAATTGCCGGGACTTCGGCTTCCACCGGTCCCTCCACCAAAGGTTTTCTGATCAGTGGCGGCAATTAA
- a CDS encoding inositol monophosphatase family protein, translated as MDKNLVNGFLDRVRAAGGIIREQWADEKCIAFKGRIDLVTQTDLAVEAYLLRALPELLPGSAVLAEESHTTLTPDGLSWIVDPVDGTTNYAHGLPMTAVSVALWRDGRAELGAVYAPMLDELFWAVRGGGAFLNGRPIGVSAETEMRKALIATGFPYSVCDEADEICSRLRRVLEASQGVRRFGSAAIDLAYTACGRFEGFYETSLKPWDTAAGWLLVEEAGGRVSGMDGKDYDFSGHMIVASNGHVHEALLELLRRD; from the coding sequence ATGGATAAAAATCTGGTGAACGGTTTTCTGGACAGAGTGCGCGCGGCGGGCGGGATCATCCGCGAGCAGTGGGCGGATGAAAAGTGCATTGCCTTCAAGGGCCGCATCGATCTGGTCACCCAGACGGATCTGGCCGTGGAAGCCTATCTGTTGCGGGCCCTGCCGGAACTGTTGCCCGGCTCCGCCGTGCTGGCCGAGGAATCCCATACGACCCTCACGCCGGACGGCCTGTCCTGGATCGTCGATCCGGTGGACGGCACCACCAACTATGCCCACGGGCTGCCCATGACCGCCGTGTCCGTGGCGCTGTGGCGGGACGGCCGGGCGGAACTCGGCGCTGTGTACGCGCCCATGCTGGACGAACTCTTCTGGGCGGTGCGCGGCGGCGGCGCGTTTCTGAACGGGCGGCCCATCGGCGTCAGCGCCGAAACAGAAATGCGGAAGGCGCTTATCGCCACGGGCTTTCCCTATTCCGTGTGCGACGAGGCGGACGAGATCTGCTCCCGCCTGCGCCGGGTGCTCGAGGCCAGTCAGGGTGTGCGCCGTTTCGGCTCCGCGGCCATCGATCTGGCCTATACGGCCTGCGGCCGGTTCGAGGGCTTCTACGAGACAAGTCTCAAACCCTGGGACACGGCGGCCGGATGGCTGCTGGTGGAAGAGGCCGGGGGCCGGGTCAGCGGGATGGACGGAAAGGATTACGATTTCAGCGGGCACATGATTGTGGCCAGCAACGGCCATGTGCATGAGGCTCTGCTTGAACTGTTGCGGCGGGACTGA
- a CDS encoding sensor histidine kinase, with the protein MNAPRFIPVQQRSSQERRKRRREIVLAAVAVLLIIILSWVELRLLGLKSYLFFALFNVNLILLILVLFLVLRNVIKLMLDRRRRVLGSGLRSRLVLAFGTLSLVPTLIMFLLSLWFVQTSVDYWFHSQVETSMDQALTVGQDFYASAEAGLEVKARGFLEYARRSRMGWTGKSLNEALKAKSAEYGLTLAGVLGPDMWARAWVADPVWEDVWPGILEKIPHEELTRQPRYWATLWPHRESDLVVGIMPVDASGTLFLVLGTGVGPRFLDRLEQIAKGVGEYKQLRSLKYPLKWTLYMVLGLMTLVILLGATWFGFRLARELSAPIQALAAGTQRIARGDLSVRLMDDSRDELGLLVRSFNSMAEDLEQSSLRLTRANRQLEEQYQTLIARNHYVQAILENITAGVVSLDRSGRVTTMNRAAEAILGVEEGALLGRSALELLGPEHRGLVEEVRSLLESSPGSQWQRRLDLEADGESIRLLVNAVALMDSEGGDSGIVAVFENISELEKMQRLDAWKEVARRIAHEIKNPLTPIKLSAERLERKFGSRIGDPVFSQCTELIVKQVEHLQEMVREFSAFAKLPEVRLRPGALEPLLREVADVFARSYTHIQWAVRAESVPQVMLDSEAMHRALYNIFLNATEVLSGRENGRVEAVLYARKRKGRVYVEIGDNGPGIKPEEQARMFEPYYSTKRGGTGLGLTIVKSVVGDHHGHVRVKPGDPSGTVFVIELPAARAEE; encoded by the coding sequence ATGAACGCCCCCCGTTTCATTCCGGTGCAGCAGCGTTCGAGTCAGGAGCGGCGTAAGCGGCGTCGGGAAATCGTACTGGCTGCCGTGGCGGTCCTGCTCATCATCATCCTGAGCTGGGTCGAGCTGCGGCTTCTGGGGCTCAAATCCTACCTCTTTTTCGCTCTGTTCAATGTCAACCTGATCCTGCTCATCCTGGTTCTGTTTCTGGTCCTGCGCAATGTGATCAAGCTCATGCTGGACCGGCGCCGCCGCGTATTGGGCTCCGGCCTGCGGTCCAGACTGGTGCTGGCGTTTGGCACCCTGTCTCTGGTGCCGACTCTGATCATGTTTCTGCTTTCCCTGTGGTTTGTGCAGACATCCGTGGATTACTGGTTTCATTCTCAGGTGGAAACCTCCATGGATCAGGCCTTGACCGTGGGACAGGATTTCTACGCCTCCGCCGAGGCCGGACTTGAAGTAAAGGCCCGTGGATTTCTGGAATACGCCCGCAGATCCCGCATGGGCTGGACGGGTAAGAGCCTGAACGAAGCCTTGAAAGCCAAGAGTGCGGAGTACGGCCTGACTCTGGCCGGAGTCCTCGGCCCTGACATGTGGGCCAGGGCCTGGGTTGCCGACCCGGTATGGGAGGACGTCTGGCCCGGGATTCTGGAAAAAATCCCCCACGAGGAACTGACCCGGCAGCCCAGATATTGGGCCACACTGTGGCCGCACAGGGAGAGCGATCTGGTGGTGGGGATCATGCCTGTGGATGCTTCGGGCACCCTGTTTCTTGTCCTCGGAACCGGGGTGGGGCCGCGTTTTCTGGATCGCCTGGAGCAGATCGCCAAGGGCGTCGGCGAGTACAAACAGTTGCGCTCCCTGAAATACCCGCTCAAATGGACCCTGTACATGGTCCTCGGACTCATGACGCTGGTCATTCTGCTCGGGGCCACCTGGTTCGGATTCCGGCTGGCCAGAGAACTGAGTGCGCCGATCCAGGCTCTGGCGGCCGGCACCCAGCGCATCGCCAGGGGGGATCTGTCCGTGCGGCTCATGGATGATTCTCGGGACGAGCTGGGTCTTTTGGTGCGTTCCTTCAACAGTATGGCCGAGGATCTGGAACAGAGCAGCCTGCGGCTGACCAGGGCCAACCGGCAGCTGGAGGAACAGTATCAGACGCTCATAGCCAGAAACCACTATGTGCAGGCCATTTTGGAGAATATCACCGCCGGAGTGGTCTCCCTGGACCGCAGCGGCCGCGTCACGACCATGAACCGGGCGGCGGAGGCCATTCTCGGGGTGGAGGAGGGTGCTTTGCTGGGCCGTTCCGCCCTGGAGCTTCTGGGACCGGAGCACCGCGGGCTGGTGGAGGAGGTGCGTTCACTGCTGGAGAGCAGTCCCGGCTCGCAGTGGCAGCGGCGGCTGGATCTGGAGGCCGACGGGGAGAGCATCCGCCTTCTGGTCAACGCCGTGGCCCTGATGGACAGCGAAGGCGGCGACAGCGGCATCGTGGCGGTTTTCGAGAACATATCCGAACTGGAAAAGATGCAGCGGCTGGATGCCTGGAAGGAAGTGGCCCGGCGCATCGCCCACGAGATCAAAAATCCGCTCACGCCCATCAAGCTGTCCGCCGAACGGCTGGAGCGCAAATTTGGAAGCCGGATCGGCGATCCGGTGTTCAGTCAGTGCACGGAGCTGATCGTCAAGCAGGTGGAGCACCTGCAGGAAATGGTGCGGGAGTTTTCCGCCTTCGCCAAACTGCCCGAGGTCCGGCTCCGTCCGGGGGCCCTGGAGCCCCTGTTGCGGGAAGTGGCGGACGTGTTCGCCAGAAGTTACACGCATATTCAGTGGGCCGTACGTGCGGAGTCCGTGCCGCAGGTCATGCTCGACTCCGAGGCCATGCACCGGGCTTTGTACAATATCTTCCTCAACGCCACGGAGGTCCTGTCCGGCCGGGAAAACGGCCGGGTGGAGGCGGTTCTCTACGCCCGCAAGCGCAAGGGCCGCGTCTATGTGGAGATCGGCGACAACGGTCCGGGTATCAAGCCCGAGGAGCAGGCGCGCATGTTCGAGCCGTACTACTCCACCAAGCGCGGCGGAACCGGTCTTGGCCTGACCATCGTCAAATCCGTCGTGGGCGATCATCACGGTCATGTGCGGGTCAAACCCGGAGACCCGTCGGGGACGGTCTTTGTCATCGAACTTCCGGCGGCCAGAGCGGAGGAATGA
- a CDS encoding DUF4390 domain-containing protein, giving the protein MHQLRIFFGTLLFALCLCGNARADFISISNLGVDNAQGLVSVGFSIVVADIDPLLRALQEGGEYEVVCTGKLYHRRAGIWNELLAEASYICSLSAKPIARECLVRDYRGNHTVDFAELRTDLNRFWSALSLPMGSWDAVERNRLYRVVLTFRVKRTNVPQWVSRSLFFVDWDLLPEAVYELQFDY; this is encoded by the coding sequence ATGCATCAATTACGTATCTTTTTCGGCACGCTTTTGTTTGCGCTTTGCCTTTGCGGCAACGCCCGCGCCGATTTTATTTCTATCAGTAATCTGGGTGTGGACAACGCCCAGGGTCTGGTTTCCGTGGGATTCAGCATTGTGGTCGCCGACATCGACCCTCTGTTGAGGGCTCTTCAGGAGGGCGGCGAGTACGAGGTGGTCTGCACCGGAAAGCTGTATCACCGCCGGGCCGGCATCTGGAACGAACTGTTGGCCGAGGCGTCCTACATTTGTTCCCTCTCGGCGAAGCCCATCGCCAGAGAATGTCTGGTACGCGACTACCGCGGCAACCACACCGTTGATTTCGCCGAGCTGCGCACGGATTTGAACCGCTTCTGGTCAGCCTTGAGCCTGCCCATGGGCAGCTGGGACGCGGTGGAGCGCAACAGGCTGTACCGGGTGGTGCTGACCTTCCGGGTCAAGCGGACCAACGTCCCGCAATGGGTCAGCCGGTCACTTTTTTTTGTGGACTGGGACCTGCTGCCCGAGGCCGTCTATGAGTTGCAGTTCGACTACTAA
- a CDS encoding sigma-54-dependent transcriptional regulator gives MFSGASILIIDDEQDIRLSLRGILEDEGWRVSEASCGEDGLEMLCGGDFDLVFLDIWMPGMDGMETLRALREKGVDIPVIMISGHGNIETAVTALKGGAFDFIEKPLSLDSILAAAAKALEFSWLKRENKALRSRIGSGISPVITGSSPQIVKLRELIGQVGLSDAWVLITGENGTGKEVAARCIHLAGKRGQREMVCVNCAAIPEELIESELFGHEKGAFTGADKTRKGKFELANQSTLFLDEIGDMSLKTQAKILRILQEQRFERVGGTKTIHVDVRVIAATNKDLGQEILAGRFRQDLFYRLNVFPLSVPPLRERAQDIPELIGFFSARMVEDHNLRPVRLTSKALDVLKTYAWPGNVRELKNFVERIFILYPGQEVDAAMLPPEYRARTVNGGSDPLEELTDFKEARARFEERFLRRSLARSDGNISRLAETIGLERTYLYRKLKAYGISVDEGRGE, from the coding sequence ATGTTTTCCGGCGCATCCATTCTCATTATCGACGACGAACAGGACATCCGTCTTTCTCTGCGCGGCATTCTGGAGGACGAAGGCTGGCGGGTGAGCGAGGCCTCATGCGGCGAGGATGGACTGGAGATGCTGTGCGGCGGGGATTTCGATCTCGTTTTTCTGGACATCTGGATGCCGGGCATGGACGGCATGGAGACGCTTCGGGCCCTGCGGGAAAAGGGCGTGGACATCCCGGTGATCATGATTTCCGGCCACGGTAATATCGAGACGGCGGTTACCGCCCTGAAGGGCGGGGCCTTCGACTTCATCGAGAAGCCCCTGTCGCTCGACAGCATTCTGGCGGCCGCGGCCAAAGCTCTGGAGTTTTCGTGGCTGAAGCGCGAAAACAAGGCCCTGCGTTCTCGGATCGGGTCCGGAATTTCTCCGGTCATCACCGGGTCGTCGCCACAGATCGTGAAGCTGCGGGAACTGATCGGTCAGGTGGGGCTGTCCGACGCCTGGGTGCTGATCACCGGCGAGAATGGAACAGGCAAGGAAGTGGCGGCCCGGTGCATTCATCTGGCCGGGAAACGGGGACAGCGGGAAATGGTCTGCGTCAACTGCGCGGCCATTCCCGAGGAGCTGATCGAATCGGAACTGTTCGGACACGAGAAAGGCGCGTTCACCGGGGCGGACAAAACCAGGAAGGGCAAGTTCGAACTGGCCAACCAGAGCACGCTTTTTTTGGATGAAATCGGGGATATGAGCCTCAAGACCCAGGCAAAGATTCTGCGTATCCTGCAGGAGCAGCGCTTCGAGCGGGTGGGCGGAACCAAAACCATTCATGTGGACGTACGAGTTATCGCGGCCACCAACAAGGACCTGGGGCAGGAGATACTGGCCGGGCGGTTCCGCCAGGATCTCTTCTATCGCCTCAACGTCTTTCCCTTGTCCGTTCCGCCTCTGCGGGAGCGGGCTCAGGATATCCCGGAACTGATCGGTTTTTTTTCGGCGCGCATGGTGGAGGACCACAATCTGCGCCCGGTGCGGCTGACTTCAAAGGCTCTGGACGTGCTGAAAACCTACGCTTGGCCCGGCAATGTGCGTGAACTGAAGAATTTCGTGGAGCGTATTTTCATTCTCTATCCGGGCCAGGAAGTGGACGCGGCCATGCTGCCGCCTGAATACCGGGCCAGGACCGTGAACGGAGGTTCGGACCCGCTGGAGGAATTGACGGATTTCAAGGAAGCCAGAGCCCGCTTCGAAGAGCGTTTTCTGCGCAGAAGCTTGGCCCGCTCCGACGGCAATATCAGCCGCCTGGCCGAGACCATCGGCCTTGAGCGGACCTATCTGTACCGCAAGCTCAAGGCTTACGGCATCAGCGTGGATGAGGGCCGGGGAGAATGA
- a CDS encoding DUF2201 family putative metallopeptidase, translating to MTSAHARMVQARAELVLDHPFFATLALRLELREDPHCDTAWSDGKTLGYNPAYIAAQSLEQIKGMQCHEVLHLACSHHLRRDGRDQGLWNRACDYAINPILLEAGIRLPDGFLDDPAHHGKSADLIYETLLREMEERPGGQGTGGREETSGGDENASAGEGGLGGRDQSGAPGRKEPPGAGRTEGGGGLAGERGDNADPGRSGEVRDAPVKSMGSGDDGPGAEDEWRMNVAQAMRAAKEAGNLPGSVERLFGNLLAPRIGWREMLARFVSQCARNDFSWVRPNRRYLHAGLYLPGLDSQELDNVAVAVDVSGSIEQTHLDAFSAEISAILEEFDTELTLLTCDAALTSLKRLTRRDMPLQLAAAGGGGTDFRPPFQALEREGVVPACLIYFTDMQCSRYPEDPGYPVLWLTVRESPLSPPFGEVIGMETP from the coding sequence ATGACTTCGGCCCATGCCAGAATGGTGCAGGCCCGCGCCGAGCTGGTTCTGGACCATCCTTTTTTCGCCACGCTGGCTCTGCGTCTGGAACTGCGCGAAGATCCGCATTGCGACACGGCATGGTCCGACGGGAAAACTCTGGGCTACAATCCGGCCTACATCGCGGCTCAGAGTCTGGAACAGATCAAAGGCATGCAGTGTCACGAGGTGCTGCACCTGGCCTGTTCCCATCATCTGCGCCGGGATGGCCGCGACCAGGGGCTGTGGAACCGGGCCTGCGACTACGCCATCAACCCCATCCTGCTGGAGGCGGGCATCCGCCTGCCTGACGGTTTTCTGGACGATCCGGCTCATCACGGCAAAAGCGCCGACCTTATCTATGAAACCCTGCTGCGGGAAATGGAGGAGCGGCCGGGCGGACAGGGTACGGGCGGCCGGGAAGAAACATCCGGTGGGGATGAAAACGCATCCGCAGGCGAGGGCGGTCTTGGCGGGCGGGACCAGAGCGGAGCCCCGGGCAGGAAAGAGCCTCCCGGAGCAGGCCGGACCGAAGGCGGCGGCGGACTGGCCGGAGAGCGTGGAGACAATGCCGACCCCGGCCGGAGCGGCGAAGTGCGCGATGCTCCGGTGAAATCCATGGGCAGTGGCGACGATGGTCCGGGCGCGGAAGATGAGTGGCGCATGAATGTGGCCCAGGCCATGCGCGCGGCCAAAGAGGCGGGAAATCTGCCCGGCTCCGTGGAGCGGTTGTTCGGGAATCTGCTGGCTCCGAGGATCGGCTGGCGGGAGATGCTGGCTCGCTTTGTGTCGCAGTGCGCGCGCAACGATTTCTCCTGGGTCCGGCCCAACCGGCGTTATCTGCACGCGGGACTGTATCTTCCGGGGCTGGACAGTCAGGAGCTGGATAATGTGGCCGTGGCCGTGGACGTGTCCGGGAGCATCGAGCAGACACATCTGGACGCCTTTTCGGCGGAGATCTCGGCCATTCTGGAAGAATTCGACACAGAACTGACTCTTCTGACCTGTGACGCGGCACTCACTTCGCTTAAGCGACTGACCCGGCGGGACATGCCTCTGCAGCTTGCGGCGGCGGGGGGAGGCGGAACGGATTTCCGCCCGCCGTTTCAGGCTCTGGAGCGAGAGGGGGTCGTCCCGGCCTGTCTCATATATTTCACGGACATGCAGTGTTCCCGGTACCCGGAAGACCCGGGGTACCCGGTACTGTGGCTTACGGTGCGCGAAAGCCCGCTTTCTCCTCCCTTCGGGGAGGTCATCGGCATGGAGACGCCATGA
- a CDS encoding transcriptional regulator, which yields MKEKVYEAFVKAGAPKRPGDIAKELGVDSKEVSKCIDALKKEGRLISPKRCFYAPA from the coding sequence ATGAAAGAAAAAGTCTATGAGGCCTTCGTCAAGGCCGGAGCGCCCAAACGGCCGGGGGACATCGCCAAGGAACTGGGCGTGGATTCCAAGGAAGTGTCCAAATGTATCGACGCTCTCAAGAAGGAGGGCCGTCTCATCTCGCCCAAACGCTGCTTCTACGCCCCGGCATAG
- the creD gene encoding cell envelope integrity protein CreD yields the protein MMARFSIKVLILGALVLFMLIPQIFLWDLIGERQSWRHRAYSSISQGWPGEQTLAGPVLVIPYTFTKLVTEKLKDGGGVFVTREETVQEAVYLAAADARMTGNMTVSVRNRGIYDMPVYVNSMNVAGRFVFEELEEIRRTRKNVQWGEPVLVVFITDQRGIGRISALSFGNQTVPFKPGTMLNGDGMHARLEKLPDIPPSGLDFSFNMDLRGMRSMHCALLAENTLMELAGNWPHPGFTGFLLPDSREVGETAFSAVWRASSFNYNAEAVLDACQSGDTSQLQSKSVGVELVQPGDVYQQSERSIKYALLFILLTFGVILLCELLHGTPVHPVQYTCVALALMIFYLLLVSLSEHIGFGRAYGAAAAACTSLLTCYFSAILRSRRFGVLLGSGIALLYAVLYVILQSEDNALIMGSLLIFALLAALMIGTRHFDWYSLTARAQHVYRKAAQDFIQR from the coding sequence ATGATGGCTCGCTTCTCCATCAAAGTTCTGATTCTCGGCGCCCTTGTCCTGTTCATGCTCATCCCGCAGATATTTCTGTGGGATCTGATCGGGGAACGGCAAAGCTGGCGGCACCGGGCTTACTCAAGCATCTCCCAGGGCTGGCCCGGCGAGCAGACCCTGGCTGGTCCCGTACTGGTCATCCCCTATACGTTCACGAAGCTGGTCACGGAAAAGCTCAAGGACGGCGGCGGGGTGTTCGTCACCAGGGAGGAGACCGTACAGGAAGCGGTCTATCTGGCCGCGGCGGACGCGCGCATGACCGGCAATATGACCGTGTCCGTGCGCAACCGGGGGATTTACGACATGCCCGTCTACGTCAACTCCATGAATGTGGCGGGCCGGTTCGTTTTCGAGGAACTCGAGGAAATCCGGCGGACCCGGAAAAATGTACAGTGGGGAGAACCCGTGCTTGTCGTGTTCATCACCGACCAGCGGGGCATCGGCCGGATTTCGGCCCTCAGCTTCGGAAATCAGACCGTACCGTTCAAGCCCGGCACCATGCTGAACGGGGACGGCATGCACGCCCGGCTGGAAAAACTGCCGGACATTCCGCCCTCCGGACTCGACTTTTCCTTCAACATGGACTTGCGGGGCATGCGCTCCATGCACTGCGCCCTGCTGGCGGAGAACACGCTCATGGAGCTCGCGGGAAACTGGCCGCATCCCGGATTCACCGGGTTTCTGCTGCCGGACTCGCGCGAGGTGGGGGAAACGGCTTTCTCGGCCGTCTGGCGGGCGTCTTCGTTCAACTACAACGCGGAGGCCGTTCTGGACGCCTGCCAGAGCGGCGACACATCGCAGCTTCAATCCAAATCCGTGGGAGTGGAGCTGGTGCAGCCCGGAGACGTGTACCAGCAGTCCGAGCGCAGCATCAAATACGCCCTGCTTTTCATTCTGCTCACTTTCGGCGTGATACTTCTGTGCGAACTGCTGCATGGCACTCCCGTGCATCCCGTGCAGTACACATGCGTGGCCCTGGCCCTCATGATCTTTTACCTGCTGCTGGTTTCCCTGTCCGAGCACATCGGGTTCGGGCGGGCCTATGGCGCGGCGGCCGCAGCCTGCACATCTCTGCTGACCTGCTATTTCAGCGCCATTCTGCGCAGTCGCAGGTTCGGCGTTCTGCTCGGTTCCGGCATCGCCCTTCTCTACGCCGTCCTGTACGTCATTTTGCAATCGGAGGATAACGCTCTGATCATGGGCAGTCTCCTGATCTTTGCTCTTCTGGCGGCCCTGATGATCGGGACCCGTCATTTCGACTGGTACTCGCTGACCGCACGCGCCCAGCATGTGTACCGCAAGGCCGCTCAGGATTTTATCCAGAGATGA
- a CDS encoding queuosine precursor transporter, with protein MHATILLVASYISLQIFSDIGSLRIVSLAGMSIDAGTFIYPLTFTLRDMVHKIMGKQGTRIMILTAAGFNLFMAGYFWLVSILPPDLEVGPQPEFGLVLAPLWRLVFASIIAEVISELTDTEVYSLWKERVTRRHQWSRVLVSNAVSIPLDSLLFSWIAFGGLFEAAVVWSIFFSNTIIKFATTLVSLPAIYLVRDRETH; from the coding sequence ATGCACGCCACCATTCTTCTCGTGGCCTCGTACATCAGCCTGCAGATCTTTTCCGATATCGGCTCCCTGCGCATCGTCAGCCTGGCGGGCATGTCCATCGACGCGGGCACCTTCATCTACCCGCTGACGTTCACCCTGCGCGACATGGTGCACAAAATCATGGGCAAGCAGGGCACGCGGATCATGATTCTCACCGCGGCCGGCTTCAATCTGTTCATGGCCGGGTATTTCTGGCTGGTGTCCATCCTGCCTCCGGACCTGGAGGTGGGCCCGCAGCCGGAATTCGGTCTGGTGCTGGCGCCGCTGTGGCGGCTGGTTTTCGCCTCCATCATCGCGGAAGTGATTTCCGAACTGACGGACACGGAAGTGTACAGTCTGTGGAAGGAACGGGTCACCCGCAGGCATCAGTGGTCGCGGGTACTGGTCAGCAATGCGGTCAGCATCCCTCTGGACAGCCTGCTCTTTTCCTGGATCGCCTTCGGCGGACTGTTCGAGGCCGCCGTGGTTTGGTCCATCTTCTTCAGCAATACCATCATCAAGTTCGCCACCACTCTGGTCTCGCTGCCCGCTATCTATCTGGTCCGGGACAGGGAAACGCATTGA